Genomic DNA from Crateriforma spongiae:
ACGACGGTGGCGGTCGGTCGGCCGTCCCCGGTCAGGTGGCTGATCAACGGTGCGGCGACCGCCTCCAACAATTCCAAATCCATCAGCGCACCGTCGATCGTTTCGGTCGGTTCGATCGCCGGTTGGTTCGCGTCGTCCGAATCGACGGGCGTGGAAAGCTGATGCAACCGTTGGGCCAAGCGTTCGCTTGGAAAACCCCCCGGCGCGGTGATCAGTGTGTCATCGCGAATGCGTCCGGCGATTTCCAACTGGCGACGCGTGCGTCGAATCGCATCACTGTCGCCGGCGATGATCGGGTCGTGGATCCGTCGATCTTCATCCATCCAGATCCGCAGATGGCGTTGCAGTTCGATGGACGCTTGCCAAGAAGGATCGTTTGTCTGGGATGGATACAGCGGAAAGCGATCCGAAGGCCCGATCCAACCGATTGTCAGTGATCGCCCGGGGGCGGTCGGCCAAGAAAGAAAGGCCGCACATTCGACCAGACCCGGTGCCGCGTTCGGACATTCGGGGCCGGACCACGGCACGACCAACAAGCCGGTAACCCCACGACCCGGGGGCGGTGTCAGATGAGCCGCACAGCGCGACAGGGCATCATCGTCGCCGGCGGATGTGACACGCACGCCGATCAATTCGTCGCTGTCACAGCGCAATCGATCGCCGACGGCGTCGGTCGCCAGGGCGATCCGGTCATCTTCATCCAGGACCCACATTGCCAAGCCGTGCTGGGTCAACAGCTTGGCGAACGAACGCAGTTGCGTAACGTTTGGCAACGGCTAAGCCCCCGAAAGCGGGATCGACGGACGAAAGGTACGGACTTGTCCCTGCAAAGGGATGCATCAACGCCGGACCGTTCGCCGCGTCTGGCCGCGGGATCTGCGTCTTACACGTCGAAACCCGCCGCCGTCGGCCTAGAACGTGTCCAGGATGAAGTGATGTCCGCTGTGGAACCGGCGGTTGCTGGGATAAAAGTTGTGCCAGCGTTTGTTGTACACCGGAATCCGCATTTCGGACGGATAACGATGGTACAAGCTGTCGCTGCTTTTGTAGTAGTCTTGCCCGTAGAAGTTCTGCGGGTAATAGACGTACGGATAGTGATAAAAGCGGTTCCAGTCATGCGGTCTGGCGCCGCCACCCCATGCCTGACCATAGGCACGAGGTTCGGCCGAGGCCGGTTGAATGGTGGCAAAAGCCGCGGCCGCTAAAACGGCGGCAATGAAAATCTGACGGATCATCCTGTGATTTCCCCCTACGAACGACATGGCGCAGCCGGCAAATGGGATATCCCCTGCAATCCGACGCACCCGTTCTATCGGCACGTCCGTCATGGCGGGTTGAGTCGATTCGGGGAACGCTTTTGCCTTCTCAGCGCGGGGCCGCCCTACGTATGATGAACCACAACGCGCGAGCGATCCCGCCGGAGACGCTGGATTCCGCTGCAACGATGTCCCCATGCTTTTGAATGACGTTTCACCGAAAAAGGCTGTCATGTTCCGCCGAACCCCGCTCGCCATCGTCGCTTCGCTGTTGGCCTGTTTCGCGACCCTGACCCCCTGGGGCGGGACATCGGTGGCACTGGGCTGCCCCTTTTGCAACGCGATTTCGCAAACGCTTCGCCAGGAAATGCAGGCCATGGACGTCGTGGCCATCGCGACCGTGGTCGACACCGAAACGACGCGTGACAGCGAAACCGGCGGTGTCCGGATGCGTATCGAAACGATCCTGAAGGGCGACCAGCATGCGGAAGTCGGCGATGTCATCACCGCGATCTACTTTGGCGAGATTCAAAAGTCCCGTCGGTTCTTGGTTCAGGGTGCCCAGCCACCGGATCTGCAGTGGTCCAGTCTGCCGGTGAACGAACGCGTCGAAAAATACGTCATCCGAGTCAGCGAATTGGATGCCGAGGATGCCGCATCACGGCTTCGGTTCTTCATCGATTATTTGCAGGATGAAGATTCGATGCTGTCACGCGACGCCTACGACGAATTCGCCATCACCCCCTATGAAGCGGTCCGCGAAATCAAGGACGACATGGACCACGCCCAACTGATCCAGTGGATCGAAGATCCGGAACTGTCGGCGGATCGAAAACGCTTGTACCTGACCATGCTGGGCGTCTGCGGCAGCGAAGACGACCTGCCGATGCTGGAACGCATGTTGCGCAGCGAACAAAAAAGTGTCCGGAACGGCCTGGACGCCTTGATCGCCTGTTATCTGACACTGGCCGGCGAAAAGGGATTGCCGCTGATCAACGAGAAATTCTTGGCCAACAGGCAATGCGGCTACGGCGACACCTACGCGGCCATCATGGCCATCCGATTCCACGGGACCGAAGGCGATGTGATCGCCCGCAGTGCATTGATTGAATCCTTGCACCTGATTCTGCAGCGTCCGGACTTGGCCGATTTGGTCATTCCCGACTTGGCACGATGGGAAGATTGGTCGCAAATCGATCGCATGAAACAGTTGTTTTTGGAAGCCGATGAAGAAACCAGCTTTGTCCGCGTCCCGGTCGTCAATTACCTGAAAGCCTGTCCCAAGCCCGAGGCGCGCGAAGCACTGGACGAATTGTCCAAAGTCGACCCCGAAGCGGTCCGCCGGGCCAACATGTTCTTTTCGATTCCCAAGCCTCAGCCCGAAGATTCTAGTGATCAGGATTCGGGATCCGAATCCGAGAATGCGGAACCCGCCGCCACGTCATCCTGGCGATTTGAACAAACCGACCGGCCGGCGCTGAAGGTGCAGACGGCCGAGGCGGCCGCCGCCCCGTGGGCGAACCTTTGTCGCATCGCCGGCGTAATGGCGGTGAATCTGGGTTCGATCGTGATCGGCCAGTACCTGCTTTTGACCGGCGGAGCCCGCTGAATTTCCCTTGGCGTCGGCACGACGCAGGTCGGGGGAACGGCCCTAAAGATCGCGTTGGACGGTCGGATTCCGGATTTTTGTTTCTGTGTTCGATCGTGACGGTTTAAATTTTCGATCATGACTGCTGCCATGTCTGTTGATGCTGCACAACTGTCCGCGACCGATGATTCGGTTGAATTTCCCTATCGCGCGATCAGTCCTTGGGCGATCATGTCGATCGTGTTTGCCTTCTTGGCGTTGGTCGGCATCTTGTGGTGGCCTGTGCTGGGAATGGCGGCATTGGGCCTGGCCGCGTCGGTGCTGGCGCTGCGGATGATCGGCCGTTATCCCGACGAATACAGCGGCAAATTGCTGGCGATGATCGGGCTGGCGGTCAACGGACTGATGCTTGCGGGCGTGGGATCGCTGCACGCGTATTGGTACATGACCGAGGTGCCCGACGGTTATACGCGAGTCCATTTTTACGAGCTGCAGCAACCCGAAAGCGAATCGGACATGCCGGCCGATAAAGCTTTTGAGATTGACGGGGAGAAGGTTTTTTTGAAGGGTTACATCCACCCGTCCTCCGGCAGCGGAATGCTTCGTCAATTCATCCTGGTTCCCGACTTGGGCACTTGCTGTTTCGGCGGACAACCGGTCAGCAGCGACATGATTGAAGTGACGCTCAAGGGCGGGCAGACCGTTCGTGCCGGTTTCCTGAAACAGAAACTGGCCGGCGAGTTCCAGTTGAACCGAACGCCGCGTGAAATCGCCGACTTTGACAACCAAGTGTTGTATCGAATGAAGGTCGACCAAATCCGCTGAACCTCGTCATCCGTACACCGCGATCCCAGGTTTTTGTTGTGCAGCCGAACATTGTCCCGACCTCGATCGCGTCCCTGGCACGCCAAGCCGCGGGCATTCGCTGGAACCTGCTGGCCGCTTGTTTGACCCTGACGGCCGGATTGTGGGCTGCCGCGACGGTGAGCGCCGAGGACCAATCCCGCCCCTCACGCGCGGCCATTCGCGGTGCCCAGGTGGACGATGAGGGACGCGAGCTGGCGGAAGATCGCAAGAGCAGTCAGGCGCGGTTGGCCAAAGGCGATATCAACTTCGACGACTTGAAGTTTGATATCGAAAAAGGTGAAACCTTTGACGAAAAACAATTGACCGATCGTGTCAAATTTCTGAACGGACGAAGCGTCGAACTGCGCGGCTATATCTTGCCCAGCACACTGTTCCGGATGACCAACATCGATCAGTTCGTTTTGGTACGTGACAACCAAGAATGTTGCTTCGGACCCGGCGCGGCGCTTTTTGATTGTGTGATGGTCAAGATGACCGATGGCAACACCACCGACTTTGTCACTCGTCCGGTGACCGTGCGGGGCAAATTCAAGATCGATGCCAAGTCCTATCGCTACCCCGGCGGTCGCGGACCCGACGGTGCCAGCCACTTGGCCGTGTTTGAAATCGAAGGCGTCGAAGTCCGCTAGCGACTTGTGGTTTTCTCATCGTTGCCTCTGGCTGCTGCGAAAGCATCGTCGCAACACGCAACTTTCGCGAAGCCAATGGCGACGATCAAAACCAGCAGCCCGATAGACCGCCTCCAGGCGTCCGTGCATTCGCTGATTCATTGAAATCAGGCGGACCAGCCCGGTTTTGGTTCGCGGTGCACCGTGGTGTCGACGCCTTCGCGCAACCGTTCGATCGCGTCGCTGACCTTTTCGATCTTCGCGGCATCGGTCATTGGGATTAGCGCCAGACGGAATGAGACGCATTCACCCGGTTCCAACGTGACGACGCGACCTTGTCCGGTTTCGAACTCGCGGGTGTTGGGCAAATTGGTTGCCGGTTCCAAACCGGTCACGTAACCATCGTTTTCCGACGACGTGTTCTTCCAGGTCACGAAGTAGGGCAGGGTCTTGGTCGCAAAGTCAACGGCAAGCGCCTTGTCGCGATCGGCCGAACACAGCATCGCGGTGGTGTGCCCGTTGTCGTCGGCTTGCAACTGGCTGAAATACACCCGTTCGCCATAACCAGCCGTGGGCGGACCGAATTGATTCCATTGGTCGATCTCGCCGGCAGACAGATCATCTTTGCCGGCCAATTCAACGGTCGGGGCGTCCAACGTCGCACCTTCGCCCAAGACGGGTGGACCGACGTTGATGTGATAAAGCATCTGTGCCGTGGCGGCTTTATCCAGCTCGTTGGTCACGTCATCCAACAGATCCACTCGTGTCGACCCGGCATGCATGCGAATACGACTTCGCAGGCGCAATCGCTTGAAGAACAGACGGCTTTCCAACATTTCACCGATCAAGTCCAGACGTCCGGACGCTTCGTCAAACTCGATCGACAACGAATCGGCCGGCAAGTTGGCGATCCGGCCGTGCAGCGGATACACCAGATGGCCCGCATCGTCGTGTTGGGGTGCGCCATTGCTTTCCAACCCACAACGTGCGACCAGTTCGTCGAAACCTTCCAGCCAACCCAACCCGCTGGGATCGAACACGGGAACATGTTGGGGATGAACCGGGCCTTCGACCGGGGATCGCCAACCGAAACGAGTCCCACCGACTTCGATTTCCCAAATGCCCATTCCGCGACTGGGCAAGACGCGCACAATTGCCGCACCGGTGTCGATTTCAACGATTTCGACCCCGTCGCTGCGGCCACCGACGAACCGACCCAGGCGTGTCACGATGTCGCCCTGACGCGTGTTGACCGTCATCGAAAGCGGCGAATCCGGGTCCCATCGGATGGAATCCGATCGGTTTTCTAGCGAACGCAATGGCTGGGATTCTGTTGTCATCTTGGTCTTTCGGGAATGTGCTGCACCGGTGTGCGTTCTTGTACCCAGAACAGGCAGTGAATAAAACGGTCGTTTCGGGTTGCGCCAAACGCCCCTTCCGCCGAACGCGAACCCTGCTTGGCGTCCCCCTGGATCCTGCCCAAAGCGATCGGCAACCGACATTCAATACCAGACCGGAACCATGAGCCAGATCAAGTTAGACGAAGGTTTGATTTCAAGCGACAACGTGGCCGCCATCTTGGACCGCGCCATGGACGCAGGCGATGGATTGCTGCGGCTGACCCCGACCTGGGTGCCACGTTCGTTTCTGCATCCCGGACGACGGATCAAACTGCACCCCAACGACTACTATCGCTTCGGCGCCCAACGCGGTGGGATCGATGAACGATGGTTCGGCAGCACGACCGAGGCGGCAAACGATGGTCGCGTCTGGCACGAAGGGCTCAGCATGTGCCTGTTCGAAGGCCAACAATTTTTGCTGCGGGACGCCGTTGCCGAACAGGGCGATCGACTGATCGGCAAAGACATGTTTGCGAAGTATGACCGTTGGCCCGTGTATTCGAAATTCTTCGACAACATGGGGCCGATCCCGCACCACATGCACCAGACCTTCGAGGACGCCAAACTGGTCGGCCAAGAAGGCAAACCGGAAAGTTATTACTTTCCGCCCCAACTGAACAACGTCGACAACAACTTCGCATACACGTTCATGGGGTTGGAACCCGGCACGCAACCCGAAGACGTCCGTCGGTGTTTGGAACGTTGGGACGACGGCGATAACGGCATCTTGGATCTCAGTCGCGCCTATCGATTGCAGCGTGGTACCGGTTGGCTGATCCCGCCGGGTGTTTTGCACGCACCGGGTTCACTGTGCACCTATGAACCGCAGTGGGGCAGCGACGTGTTCGGCATGTACCAATCAATCGTCGAAGGCCGCTACGTCCCCTGGGACTTGTTGGTCAAAGACATGCCGGAGGAAAAACATCGCGACTTGGATTTCATCGTCGGCCAGCTGGATTGGGACAAGAATGTCGACACCCATTTCAAGCAAAGCAATTTCTTGCAACCCGTTCGCGACGAATCACGCAGCGGCGATGGATACGAAGACCTGTGGATCGTCTATGGGACTGTCGACGGACGTCAATTGTTCAGCGCAAAAGAGTTGACCATCCAGCCAGGTGCGAAGTGCAAACTGCAAGACCCCGGTGCAAGCAGTTGGATCACCGTCCAAGGACGCGGACGGATGGGCAATTTGGATCTGCAGACCCCCGCGATGATTCGCTTCGGTGAACACACGACCGACGAAGTCTTCATCTCTCACACCGCGGCGACCGCCGGTGTGGAAATCGAAAACACCGGCAGCGAACCGTTGGTCGGTCTGCGATACTTTGGTCCCGACACCCACGAAAACCTTCCCTCCGCCGGCAGCTGAAACGCGAATTCGATAGAAAGCGAGCACAACGATGACTGATCATCCCAATCAATTTCCCAAACTGCACAACGCGGCATGGCCGGGGGTCGTGGGCAAAGGCGACGACGACGCCAACCCGGTGATCGAACTGGACGAAATGCTGGATCTGACCGCAGCCGCCCAAGTCGATGGACGCAAATTCGATGGCGTTGACATCTTTTTGTACGATCCACACATCTCGATCGATTCCACTGACGAACAGTTGGAAGATGTCGCCCGCCGGGTCAAAGAACGCGGACTGGTGATCGGCAGCGTCGTCGCACCGGTTTGGGGACCGACCGGCGGTGGCCCTGCCGGCGGCACCAAGGACGACATCGAAGCCTTTCTGACGCAGGTCCGCAAAGGCTGTAGCGTTGCCAAACGTTTGACCGAGATCGGGATTCGACCCTACGGCGTGGTGCGTTTGGATTCGGCCATGCCCGTGGCCGATTGGATCAAAGATCCGCACGCCAACCAGTCGCGCATCGCCGACACGTTCAAAGCGGCCGCGGACATCGCCGAAGAATACGACCAACGTTTGGCCGCCGAAGGCGAAATCTGCTGGGGCGGTATGCACAGTTGGCGAAAGATGGCCGACCTTTTGGAACGTGTCGGTCACCCTGAACGGTTCGGTTTCCAAGCCGACATGGCGCACACGTTGTTGTACCTGTTGGGCTACAACGCACCGGAAGACGCCATCCTGCCGCAAGACTTTGACTGGAACGACAAAGATCGTTTGGATCATGCGTTCAAGGAATTGACCCACGTCTTGCGTCCATGGACCATTGATTTTCATGTCGCCCAGAACGACGCGTCGGTCCACGGAACGGGCAGCCACGACAAGACAGGACGTCACTGTTTGCCCGATGACCCCAACGGCAAACTAGACATCGCCCATGACGCCGGATACTGGTTGCGTGACGAACACGGTGATGTGCTGACGACGTGTCGACACATCTGTTGGGACGGATGCATGTTCCCCAATGACGTCATGCACAGTGCCGACACGTGGAATCACATCTTGGCCGCCATGCTTAGCGTTCAAGACGCTCACGGCTGGAACGAATAGTTCTCCCACGACCCGACGGATATCGGATCAATCGATCCTTTGCGTCCCGTCTTCGATCATCACCGTTCGGCACCAACGGCCGATCGGTGCATGTTAAAACCTTGCCGAAACGCTCCCACCCATTTCTCCCCGCTCAGCGAACGCACCTGCACCAATGAAAACCTTGAACATCGGCATGATCGGCTACGGCTTCATGGGCCGAACCCACACCAATGGTTACTGCCAGGCGAATCACTTTTTTGATTTGCAGTACAAGCCGGTCCTGAAAGCCGTTTGTGCACGCAACGAGGAAAAGGCGAAGGCGTTTGCCCAGCAATGGGGATACGAATCGGTGGAAACCGATTGGCGAAAGCTGATCGAGCGTGACGACATCGACGCCATCGACGTTTGCACGCCGAACAATTTGCACAAGGAAATTTCCATCGCCGCCGCCAAAGCGGGCAAGATGATCCTGTGCGAAAAGCCGTTGGCAATGAATACGGCCGAAGGCGAAGAAATGTGCAAGGCTGTCGAAGACGCCGGCGTTCGGAACATGGTCTGGTACAACTACCGACGTGTTCCCGCCGTGACGCTGGCCAAACAACTGATCGACCAAGGTCGCTTGGGCAAAATCTTTCATTACCGCGCAAACTTTCTGCAAGACTGGACGATCAACGCGGACGTGCCCCAAGGCGGTGCGGCGACGTGGCGGTTGGATGCCGAAGCGGCCGGAAGCGGCGTGACAGGCGACCTGCTGGCGCACTGTATCGACACCGCCATCTGGCTCAACGGCGGCATCACCGATGTCTCCGCCGTCACGGAAACCTTCGTCAAGGAACGCACCCACGCGGAAACGGGCGAAAAGAAACCCGTCAAGATCGACGACGCATGCAGCTTCTTCTGCCACTTCGATAACGGGTCACTGGGATTGTTCGAATCGACCCGCTACGCCCGCGGCCACAAGGCGCTTTACACGCTGGAAATCAACGGCGAAAAAGCATCGATCCGTTGGGACCTTCACGATCTGCACCGCCTGGAATATTTCGATCACAGCGATGATTCAGTCGTTCGCGGTTGGCGCAGTGTGCACGTGACCGACGGCGATCAGCCCTACATGGGCAACTGGTGGGTACCCGGTCTGCAGATCGGTTACGAACACACCTTCATTCACCAAGTCGCCGATTTCCTGAAGTCGTTGGAGACCGGTGAAGCGATCGGTCCGACCTTCCGCGATGCCCTGGAAACCCAGAAGGTCTGCGACGCTGTCTTGTCCAGTGCCGCCGACCGTGCTTGGAAAAACGTCTAACCGCATTGCCCGGGGCGATACGGTTGGATCACCGATCGGATTCGTTCGATTCTTCGGCGTCGACCGTGATTTCTTGCGGGACGCCGACGGGGACCCCGCGCACCTTCGCATAGCCGCCGATGGCGACCACGACGGCTGCCAATGTCAGCATGATGGTCAACGTCCGACCACGCTGCTGGCGGAGCTTCTGCAGTGCCGCGCTTCGTCCGACCAAGGCCGCGGCTAGAAACATGACGACGAAAGCCAACAACATTTTCGTTCCGATCAGGGCGTGATAGATCCCGTCGCCCCGATGGTCTTCGATCGCACGAATGTAGTTGTAAAAACCGCTGATCAAAAACAGCAAAATACCGGCGTGGACAAATCGTTTCCAACGGTCGGCGACCGCCGCACGCAACGCCTGATGCGACTCGTCGGGAATCTGTGACGCGGCGGGCATCAGCACCAACGCGGTGAATGCGCTGCCGCCGATCAAGACGATCGCCGTGCCGACGTGGGTGATGCGTGAGATGACATCCAGGATTTCCACAGCAACTCCGCCGGGTATCGGGTTCGAAAAAGACGGCCGTAACGGCCAATTCAAGGATCCAGTGTCGTGTCATCGTAGTGGCTTGCCGAGTGCCGCTGCAGGGGCGATCGACCACACCGATGCTCGGCCCGATCTGGATTACAATCAAGTGTCGATCCCACTGTTAACAATGACATCCTCGGTGCACAGAATCGTCGTGCGTAAAACTGTCGTGGCCTAAACCTTCGTGCCAGGAACCGCGGCGTCACCATGTCCTGGAATGCTGCCCGCCCTTGGCGATCCCAAACCGTGATAGTGACAGGTACTTTGACCTCCATACGCTCATCCATGCTCACACGTTTGAACCCGACGACATTTCTGCCCGGCATTCTGGGTGGGCTTTCTTTATGGATCAGCTTGACCGGCAGTTTGGTCGACCCACTGGGCGTTTCGCGCAGCGCATCCGCCGAAGATCGAATCAACGTCGTGTGGATCATCGCCGATGACTTGGGCCCCGAACTGGGCTGCTATGGGTATCCATCGGTCCAGACGCCGAACATCGATCGGCTTGCCCACGAAGGCCGGCGATACACTCATGCGTTTGCCACCGCACCGGTATGTTCCTCCTCACGCACCGCATTTCAAACCGGCCACTACCAAACCACCGTTGGCGGTCATCACCACAACACTCGTGACAAGCAACCGTTGCCCGACGGCATCACGACGGTGACGCAGCAGATGCAAAAGGCTGGTTACTTTGTTTGCAACGGTAGCGGAAAGGCGGGCGACAAAAAGTTCGCCAAGTCACACCTGAATTTTCAATACCAACCTCACGCGTTCTTTGACGGTGCCGATTGGTCGCAACGACGTCCCGGACAACCGTTCTTTGCACAGGTGCAAATCAAGGAGCCTCATCGCACGTTCGTCCAGCGGGATCGCGAATATCCAAATGTGCCGATACCACCGTATTATCCCGACCATCCGATCACCCGCGCCGATTGGGGAAACTACTTGGCCAGCATCGAAATGCTGGACCGAAAAGTCGGTGCCGTGCTGAAGCGTCTGGATGACGAGGGATTGACGGACAACACGCTGGTGATTTTCACCGGTGATCATGGTCGACCACATGTGCGTGCCAAACAGTGGTTGTATGAAGGCGGATTACACGTGCCACTGATTCTGCGATGGCCCGGTCGTATTGCGGCAAAGGAGGTCAGCGACGACTTGGCGTCTCTGCTGGACCTGATGCCGACGACTCTGGCCGCCGCGAACGCCGATGTTCCCGAACTCCCGGGACGCAATCTTCTGGATCCGAACGCCTCCGGCCATGACGTCTTGTTCGCCGCACGGGATCGATGCGGCGATGCCATCGACCGAATCCGTTCGGTGCGAACCAAGGATTTCAAATATATCCGCAATTTCCACCCAGAATTGCCCTACATGCAGCACAGCGGATACAAGCGTTTGCAGTACCCCGTGGATACCTTGATGCGTGTCTTGCACCAGCGTGGTGAATTTGATTCGCCCTTCATGGCGAATCGTCGACCAACCGAAGAACTGTACGACTTGCGGACCGACCCGCATGAACAGCACAACCTGGCCGACGATCCACAGTATGCGACCCAGTTGATTCGACTTCGCCAGTTGGTCGACCAATGGATCGTTCGCACCGACGACCAGGGACGGTTGGATGAATCCGTCAATGTGGACATGGATGCGTTGATGAAAGAAAAACGCCGGTGGTATGAACAGTCCCTTCGCAAACGCGGTTTAGATCCGGGCCTGTCGGACGAAGAATATTTGCAATGGTGGAATGACTACCTGCACGCCGAGCGATCAAAATGATGCGATCCTCTTTGGTGAATCACGTCGGTATGGTTGACATCAATATGCGTTTATCGTCTGACCAAGTTCGACCGCTCGTTGACATGTTTGTTCCGCTCGTCATCGTGATCGGCGGCCTATTGTTTGCCGGTGTGGATCGTGTCTGCGTCGCCGGGGATGCAAAGGGGTTGCCCAACATCGTGGTCATCTATGGTGACGACATCGGGTACGGCGACTTTGGTTGTTACGGCGGAACCGGGGCCGACACAGCAAACATCGACGCCCTGGCCGACGGCGGCATGCGATTCACGTCCGCGTACTGCACGGCGGCGACGTGCACGCCGTCACGCTATTCCTTGTTGACCGGACAGTATGCGTTTCGAAATCAGGCTGCGAAGATCCTTCCGGGCAATGCACCCCTGATCATTGATACCGATCGACCCAATCTTGCCAGCTTCCTGCGATCGGTCGGATATCGCACGGGTTTGGTCGGCAAGTGGCACTTGGGATTGGGACACGCCGACCGTCCACTGGACTGGAACGGCAAGATTGCACCTGGTCCCGCCGAAGTCGGATTCGATGAATCGTTCAACATGGCCGCCACCGCTGATCGAGTCCCGTCGGTGTACATCCGCGACGGGCGCGTCGTGAACTTGGATCCCAATGATCCCATTGGTGTGAACTATCAATCCAAGATCGGCGATGAACCGACCGGACGATCACACCCTGAATTGCTGAAGGTCCAAGCCGATGATCAGCATTCCTGCACGATCGTCAACGGCGTCAGCCGCATCGGATACATGACCGGTGGAAAAGCGGCCCGCTTCAAGGACGAAGACATGGCCGATACGTACTTGAACGAGGCAATCGACTTTGTCCGCAGGAACAAAGACCAACCGTTCTTTTTGTACTACGCCCCCAACGAAAACCATGTTCCTCGCGTCATTCACCCAAGATTCGCAGGATCATCTGGCCTTGGACCACGTGGTGACGCTCTGATGGTGTTCGATTGGTGCGTCGGCCGGTTCGTTGAAACACTACGCAGCGAAGGTTTGGAACAGAACACGTTGATCATTCTGTCATCCGACAACGGCCCCGTGTTGTTCGATGGGTACTGGGACGGCGCGATCAACAGAACAGGGGACCACCGAGCCGCCGGTCCCTGGCGTGGCGGAAAGTACAGTCGATGGGAAGGCGGCACGCGGATGCCCTTGATCACCTATTGGCCCGGTACGATATCGCCCGGCGTTTCTGATGCCTTGATCAGCCAAGTCGATTTGTTCCGGTCCATCGCTGCACTGATCAAGATGCCATTTCCCGATAACGCCGCAATGGATGGTCAAGACGTCTCCGCGGCCCTGTTAGGTCATACCGATCAAGGTCGCGACTTCGTCATCCAAGAAGCTTTAACCCAGTTGGCCGTGCGACAAGGCGACTGGAAATACTTGCCGCCGGGAAGCATTACCGAGCGTGGTGGCATCGACCAATGGAAATCAATCACCGTCGATGAACCGGGCTGGTTGTTCAACCTTGCCGATGACCCAGGCGAATTGAAGAACGTTGCCACGGATCACCCCGATAAGGTTGCACAGTTACGCCGTATCATCGCCGACGTGGCGCCGGAAAAAGTGATCGGTGCCGAAGGGTTGAATAAAAAGCAGCTCGGTTTCTAGCGAGATTCATCATGTATCGACCGTGGTTACTTCTGGGCGTTTTGGCACTCGTTTCAACCGAGGCATTGGCGGCAGACCGCCCCAATATCGTTCTGTTCTTTGTCGATGATCTTGGCTGGAGCAATCTGG
This window encodes:
- a CDS encoding Gfo/Idh/MocA family protein, translated to MKTLNIGMIGYGFMGRTHTNGYCQANHFFDLQYKPVLKAVCARNEEKAKAFAQQWGYESVETDWRKLIERDDIDAIDVCTPNNLHKEISIAAAKAGKMILCEKPLAMNTAEGEEMCKAVEDAGVRNMVWYNYRRVPAVTLAKQLIDQGRLGKIFHYRANFLQDWTINADVPQGGAATWRLDAEAAGSGVTGDLLAHCIDTAIWLNGGITDVSAVTETFVKERTHAETGEKKPVKIDDACSFFCHFDNGSLGLFESTRYARGHKALYTLEINGEKASIRWDLHDLHRLEYFDHSDDSVVRGWRSVHVTDGDQPYMGNWWVPGLQIGYEHTFIHQVADFLKSLETGEAIGPTFRDALETQKVCDAVLSSAADRAWKNV
- a CDS encoding sulfatase family protein, which encodes MFVPLVIVIGGLLFAGVDRVCVAGDAKGLPNIVVIYGDDIGYGDFGCYGGTGADTANIDALADGGMRFTSAYCTAATCTPSRYSLLTGQYAFRNQAAKILPGNAPLIIDTDRPNLASFLRSVGYRTGLVGKWHLGLGHADRPLDWNGKIAPGPAEVGFDESFNMAATADRVPSVYIRDGRVVNLDPNDPIGVNYQSKIGDEPTGRSHPELLKVQADDQHSCTIVNGVSRIGYMTGGKAARFKDEDMADTYLNEAIDFVRRNKDQPFFLYYAPNENHVPRVIHPRFAGSSGLGPRGDALMVFDWCVGRFVETLRSEGLEQNTLIILSSDNGPVLFDGYWDGAINRTGDHRAAGPWRGGKYSRWEGGTRMPLITYWPGTISPGVSDALISQVDLFRSIAALIKMPFPDNAAMDGQDVSAALLGHTDQGRDFVIQEALTQLAVRQGDWKYLPPGSITERGGIDQWKSITVDEPGWLFNLADDPGELKNVATDHPDKVAQLRRIIADVAPEKVIGAEGLNKKQLGF
- a CDS encoding sulfatase family protein; the protein is MLTRLNPTTFLPGILGGLSLWISLTGSLVDPLGVSRSASAEDRINVVWIIADDLGPELGCYGYPSVQTPNIDRLAHEGRRYTHAFATAPVCSSSRTAFQTGHYQTTVGGHHHNTRDKQPLPDGITTVTQQMQKAGYFVCNGSGKAGDKKFAKSHLNFQYQPHAFFDGADWSQRRPGQPFFAQVQIKEPHRTFVQRDREYPNVPIPPYYPDHPITRADWGNYLASIEMLDRKVGAVLKRLDDEGLTDNTLVIFTGDHGRPHVRAKQWLYEGGLHVPLILRWPGRIAAKEVSDDLASLLDLMPTTLAAANADVPELPGRNLLDPNASGHDVLFAARDRCGDAIDRIRSVRTKDFKYIRNFHPELPYMQHSGYKRLQYPVDTLMRVLHQRGEFDSPFMANRRPTEELYDLRTDPHEQHNLADDPQYATQLIRLRQLVDQWIVRTDDQGRLDESVNVDMDALMKEKRRWYEQSLRKRGLDPGLSDEEYLQWWNDYLHAERSK